From a single Rutidosis leptorrhynchoides isolate AG116_Rl617_1_P2 chromosome 5, CSIRO_AGI_Rlap_v1, whole genome shotgun sequence genomic region:
- the LOC139848797 gene encoding DNA polymerase-like has protein sequence MDQVPTEILLNRVFNTVESTSVQDLHQSLIIATHNFREPEPLINDVDLHTLLIMDLLNQFAYPSITTGYAKFGILITIRRSYREEITFSIGPAIPLTDDSGCLLSKSVVYSNIYKLITKQAEIDDGDQLVRVTIRVYLDQDKKKKRPSLDEEDRYNLLNEIIEVGIVDTNDIIAMKIQHNKRRYLKNISPIDVKDQNLRPFIVSDLETLLDKNQFHKPYAAGLLMVFPGKEIQNWMIETWYSEDYSILYPEDFEKRSKKVLIDLVLRITALVKKNKEVQTIYFHNFSRFDGIILLKHLACNHKDFHLKPLMRNHRLYELAVYSGKKMLFRFRDSLNLLHGSLNDLAKSLCPDFGTKGSINYDEVTVDKLPAMKDEYIDYMKHDIYLLGGVMQKAQEIYSNLYKVDIESKITLSALSLSIFRMKYFDDSHFSIHIPNRNEDQFIRHGYYGGHTDAYKPHGKDLYFYDVNSLYPFIMKEFPMPHGAPVCEELKFAREIGYTVIPLSGYLFEKKESPFSNFVSNLFESRLEAKKSGNDALSYVYTILMNSLYGRFGINPQSTKTEIDARKLWTEQMVTTLDRVAFGIAVDYMIRLWWFFVDGFVSDRLDQEPLKSRWFCDGVLSMSGKKQHNSYVCWFDVAV, from the exons ATGGACCAAGTTCCAACTGAAATATTATTGAATCGCGTCTTTAATACTGTTGAAAGTACATCTGTGCAGGATCTGCATCAAAGTTTGATCATAGCAACTCATAACTTCAGAGAACCAGAACCTTTGATTAACGATGTCGATCTTCATACTCTCTTAATAATGGATCTATTAAACCAGTTTGCTTACCCTTCAATCACTACTGGTTACGCTAAATTTGGTATTTTAATTACCATAAGGCGATCTTACAGAGAGGAGATCACATTTTCGATTGGTCCTGCTATCCCTTTAACTGACGATAGTGGGTGTTTACTTTCCAAAAGTGTGGTCTATTCTAATATCTATAAATTAATCACTAAACAAGCAGAAATTGATGATGGGGATCAACTTGTTCGAGTCACGATTAGAGTCTATCTAGACCAGGATAAAAAGAAGAAAAGGCCTTCCCTAGATGAAGAAGATAGATATAACTTACTTAATGAAATTATTGAAGTGGGAATTGTTGATACCAATGATATAATAGCAATGAAAATCCAGCATAATAAGCGTAGATATCTTAAAAATATAAGCCCGATAGATGTAAAAGATCAAAATCTTAGACCTTTCATTGTATCTGATCTCGAGACCTTACTGGATAAGAATCAGTTTCATAAGCCTTATGCAGCTGGTCTCTTGATGGTTTTCCCAGGTAAAGAAATCCAGAATTGGATGATCGAAACCTGGTATAGCGAAGATTACTCTATACTATATCCTGAAGACTTTGAAAAACGGAGTAAGAAAGTACTTATTGACTTGGTATTAAGGATCACTGCTCTTGTTAAAAAGAACAAGGAAGTCCAAACTATTTACTTCCACAACTTTTCTAGATTCGATGGTATTATCTTGCTAAAGCACCTTGCGTGTAATCACAAGGACTTCCATCTAAAACCTCTTATGAGGAATCATAGGCTTTACGAGTTAGCAGTCTATTCAGGTAAAAAGATGTTATTCCGCTTCAGGGACTCATTGAATCTACTCCATGGTTCACTTAATGATCTGGCTAAGAGTCTCTGTCCTGATTTTGGTACGAAGGGTTCTATCAACTATGACGAAGTTACCGTGGATAAGCTTCCAGCTATGAAAGATGAATATATAGACTATATGAAACATGACATCTATCTATTAGGTGGTGTGATGCAAAAAGCACAAGAGATCTATAGTAATCTGTATAAAGTGGACATTGAGAGTAAAATCACCCTTTCAGCACTGTCACTGAGCATCTTTCGTATGAAATACTTCGATGACTCTCATTTTAGTATCCACATCCCTAACAGAAATGAAGACCAATTTATACGACATGGATACTACGGGGGTCACACGGATGCGTACAAGCCACATGGCAAGGACCTATACTTTTACGATGTAAACTCTCTCTATCCATTTATCATGAAGGAATTCCCAATGCCACATGGTGCGCCTGTCTG CGAAGAATTGAAGTTTGCTAGAGAGATTGGATACACTGTGATTCCACTCTCTGGTTACCTCTTTGAGAAGAAGGAAAGCCCTTTCAGTAACTTTGTAAGCAATCTCTTTGAAAGCAGGTTAGAAGCTAAGAAGTCTGGGAATGATGCGTTGTCTTATGTGTACACAATCCTTATGAATTCGCTCTATGGTAGATTTGGCATTAACCCTCAGAGCACAAAAACTGAG ATTGATGCTAGAAA GTTGTGGACTGAACAGATGGTGACCACACTGGATCGAGTGGCATTTGGAATTGCAGTTGATTATATGATTAGATTGTGGTGGTTTTTCGTTGATGGTTTTGTTAGTGATCGATTGGATCAAGAACCCCTAAAGTCTCGATGGTTTTGTGATGGTGTGTTGTCGATGAGTGGTAAGAAGCAGCACAATAGTTATGTTTGTTGGTTTGATGTTGCAGTCTGA
- the LOC139848798 gene encoding probable DNA-directed RNA polymerase, translating into MKPTSMDEEKASVYVQLSTLAKHPFQFLSGYLSIRHDQWSSINCIPITQDASASAYQIMSYLLLDENIAKSTNLFPSNDGEIKDIYLDILEALKSYISDKKKYTLDENDEFSLVEDHEFSSTINKLLDRKIVKSIFMPIIYGKTVISTTQDIKKSILSQFLSHEECFSVAQLCFDFWREKFQNMDCLIRLISCIGWLISSSDRAVLYEVDNFITIQDYMKMVPINISIYDQISKKRRQVPLRVPSDKRDKRKTEVATFVNFIHQKDAHIAMTVVEHLQMLKAPIYTVHDNFITTPAYSSKLPLI; encoded by the coding sequence ATGAAACCTACTTCAATGGATGAGGAAAAAGCAAGTGTTTATGTACAGTTATCAACTCTTGCTAAACATCCTTTTCAGTTTTTATCTGGTTATCTATCTATCAGACATGATCAATGGAGTTCTATAAATTGCATTCCAATTACCCAAGACGCATCTGCCAGTGCGTATCAAATAATGTCTTACTTATTACTGGATGAAAATATCGCTAAGTCTACTAATCTCTTTCCCTCCAATGATGGGGAAATCAAAGATATTTATCTGGATATCCTAGAAGCACTTAAATCTTATATTTCTGATAAGAAGAAATACACATTGGATGAGAACGACGAATTCTCACTGGTTGAGGACCACGAATTCTCCTCGACAATTAACAAGCTTTTAGATCGAAAGATAGTGAAAAGCATCTTCATGCCAATAATCTATGGTAAGACGGTTATTAGCACTACCCAAGATATAAAGAAGAGTATTCTCTCTCAATTCCTTAGTCATGAAGAGTGCTTTTCTGTTGCTCAACTGTGCTTTGATTTTTGGAGAGAGAAATTCCAAAACATGGACTGTCTTATTCGTTTGATCAGTTGTATAGGTTGGCTCATATCTTCTAGTGACCGTGCAGTACTGTATGAAGTTGATAACTTTATAACAATACAAGACTATATGAAAATGGTTCCAATTAACATATCGATATATGATCAAATTAGTAAGAAGAGACGTCAAGTACCTCTTAGAGTACCTTCTGATAAGAGAGACAAGAGGAAGACAGAGGTTGCTACCTTCGTCAACTTTATCCATCAGAAGGATGCTCATATAGCTATGACTGTGGTCGAACACCTTCAGATGTTAAAAGCACCTATCTATACTGTTCACGATAACTTTATAACTACCCCTGCTTATAGCAGCAAACTTCCTCTGATTTAA